A window of Haliscomenobacter hydrossis DSM 1100 contains these coding sequences:
- a CDS encoding MbnP family protein has translation MRKILALSCLLLSFSLMTCDKEDNTSDDAELTLTFKGLFSDNPLKMFNAEYPYESDTKLRLQLFQFYISDVSLIKTDDPKGDSIKLIDIELVSFKNIQSDDAAQKGISFKIKNIPPGSYKGIKLGLGVSADLNAFGPSKYTPPHPLDDNYWSWAKGYVFTKIEGNADLDNSGKFATKLTFHVGEDEFFRKKVLLKNIEIKEKSSTTLNLDVDLHRVLVAAPASFLDFRKVTQDHTTDRSIAKFLSDNLQQALTIHNE, from the coding sequence ATGCGAAAAATCCTTGCCCTTAGCTGTTTGTTGCTAAGTTTTAGCCTGATGACCTGTGATAAAGAGGACAACACCAGTGATGATGCCGAGTTGACCCTTACTTTTAAAGGCTTATTCAGCGACAATCCGCTTAAAATGTTCAATGCCGAATATCCCTACGAATCCGATACCAAGCTGCGCCTGCAATTGTTCCAGTTTTACATCTCAGATGTATCCTTGATCAAAACCGATGATCCCAAGGGAGACAGCATCAAACTCATCGACATCGAATTGGTGTCTTTCAAAAACATCCAATCTGATGATGCTGCGCAAAAAGGCATCAGCTTCAAGATCAAAAATATCCCTCCAGGCTCATACAAAGGCATCAAACTCGGTTTGGGGGTATCTGCTGACCTCAATGCCTTCGGACCCAGCAAATACACGCCACCCCATCCATTGGATGATAATTATTGGTCTTGGGCCAAAGGTTATGTATTCACCAAAATTGAAGGCAACGCCGACCTGGACAACAGCGGTAAATTTGCCACCAAACTTACTTTCCACGTCGGCGAAGATGAGTTTTTTCGCAAAAAAGTACTCTTGAAAAATATCGAGATCAAAGAAAAAAGCAGCACAACCCTTAATCTGGATGTTGACTTGCATCGGGTATTGGTTGCCGCTCCCGCTTCATTTTTGGATTTCCGCAAAGTCACCCAAGACCATACCACTGATCGTTCCATTGCCAAGTTTCTCAGCGACAATCTGCAACAAGCGCTGACGATTCACAATGAGTAA
- a CDS encoding cytochrome-c peroxidase: MNTAMRYTLFFLIGMSFLACKPDKKDEPKPDTDLITGTYAPEDYPLNLPKWMPPLPASPGNSLTKAGVALGRMLFYDPILSRDSTQACATCHQQAKAFTDGLATSPGIRGQNGTRSAMPLVNLAYNTRGFFWDGRSVALEDQALLPIEDHLEMDDTWENVERKLRRHKDYPQQFRQAFGISRKTELTRDLVVKAISQFERTLISAYSRYDRVVWAKEDFPTDEEQRGLELFFIEYAGNQAHPGCSHCHFNPLFTDNNYHNNGLDNVPNLNAFKDLGRGKITGFMTDNGRFRTPSLRNVALSAPYMHDGRFKNLEEVLENYSRGGHGVANEDANIMAFPLTQQDKSDLIAFLKMLTDTSFVNNPAFSNPFKR; this comes from the coding sequence ATGAATACAGCCATGCGTTATACCTTATTTTTTTTAATTGGTATGAGTTTTTTGGCTTGCAAGCCTGACAAGAAAGACGAGCCCAAGCCCGATACCGATCTCATTACAGGGACTTATGCACCGGAGGATTATCCCCTCAATCTACCGAAATGGATGCCTCCCCTGCCCGCATCGCCCGGCAATTCACTGACCAAAGCCGGAGTTGCCCTGGGGCGGATGCTTTTTTACGACCCAATTTTATCACGAGATAGCACCCAGGCTTGCGCCACTTGCCATCAACAAGCCAAAGCGTTCACCGATGGCTTGGCCACCAGCCCGGGCATTCGCGGGCAAAACGGTACCCGTAGCGCCATGCCGCTGGTCAATTTGGCCTACAATACCCGGGGGTTCTTTTGGGATGGGCGCTCGGTAGCGCTCGAAGACCAGGCGCTGCTGCCCATCGAAGATCATTTGGAAATGGACGATACCTGGGAGAACGTAGAACGCAAGCTCCGTCGCCACAAAGATTACCCCCAACAGTTTCGGCAAGCTTTTGGCATTAGCCGCAAAACGGAGCTTACCCGCGATCTGGTGGTCAAGGCCATCTCCCAATTCGAACGCACCCTGATCAGTGCTTATTCACGCTACGACCGGGTGGTTTGGGCCAAGGAGGATTTCCCTACAGATGAAGAACAACGCGGCTTGGAGCTTTTTTTTATCGAATATGCGGGCAACCAGGCTCACCCCGGTTGTTCCCATTGCCATTTTAATCCCCTGTTTACCGACAACAACTACCACAACAACGGCCTGGACAATGTGCCCAATCTAAATGCCTTCAAAGACCTGGGGCGGGGAAAAATAACCGGATTCATGACCGACAATGGTCGATTCCGAACGCCTTCCTTGCGCAATGTGGCATTGTCAGCGCCGTACATGCACGATGGTCGCTTCAAAAATCTGGAAGAAGTACTGGAAAATTATAGCCGAGGAGGACACGGCGTAGCCAACGAAGATGCCAATATCATGGCTTTTCCACTTACTCAGCAAGATAAATCGGATTTAATTGCCTTCCTGAAAATGCTCACGGATACCTCATTTGTGAACAATCCGGCTTTTTCTAACCCATTTAAGCGGTAA
- a CDS encoding cytochrome-c peroxidase yields MVIPKDNPLTREGVALGRKLFFDPILSQDSSISCRSCHVPERAFTDGAAVSKGIAARIGKRSAMSLLNVGFYAKGLFWDGRVATLEEQSLHPVRDSLEMGASWASIGQKLQNHPEYPRLFRLAFGIKNHKAIDSTLVGKALAQFERTLVSANTKFDRVMQEKEQFTPQEKRGWTIFFDASPAVPTSECNHCHVDPLFSTLAFENNGLVPALSLDDYADKGRGAITKNRNDNGQFRVPTLRNLKYTAPYMHDGRFKTLDDVLDHYASGGHPGINVSPNVRQLHLSKQDRADLIAFLNTLNDE; encoded by the coding sequence ATGGTCATACCCAAAGACAATCCACTGACCCGGGAAGGCGTGGCACTCGGGCGCAAGCTTTTTTTTGACCCCATATTATCCCAAGACAGCAGCATCTCTTGTCGTAGCTGCCATGTCCCTGAGCGTGCCTTTACGGATGGGGCTGCCGTAAGTAAAGGCATTGCAGCCAGAATCGGCAAGCGCAGTGCCATGTCGTTGCTCAATGTGGGGTTTTATGCCAAAGGTCTGTTTTGGGATGGTCGAGTGGCTACGTTGGAAGAACAATCCTTACATCCCGTACGCGATTCGCTTGAAATGGGCGCTTCCTGGGCAAGCATTGGCCAAAAACTACAAAACCATCCGGAGTACCCGCGTTTGTTTCGCCTTGCTTTTGGCATCAAAAACCACAAAGCCATTGACAGCACGCTGGTAGGCAAAGCCCTGGCACAGTTTGAACGCACCCTGGTGAGTGCCAACACCAAGTTCGACCGTGTCATGCAGGAAAAGGAACAGTTTACACCCCAGGAAAAAAGGGGCTGGACCATTTTTTTCGATGCATCACCGGCAGTGCCAACATCAGAGTGCAACCATTGTCACGTCGATCCCCTGTTCAGCACCCTCGCTTTTGAAAACAATGGATTGGTTCCAGCGTTATCTCTGGATGATTACGCCGATAAAGGACGAGGTGCCATCACGAAAAACCGCAATGACAACGGGCAGTTTCGGGTACCCACCCTGCGCAACCTCAAATACACCGCTCCCTACATGCATGACGGGCGTTTCAAAACCCTGGATGACGTGTTGGATCACTATGCTTCCGGAGGGCATCCTGGCATCAATGTAAGCCCCAATGTGCGGCAGTTGCACCTGAGCAAACAAGACCGCGCCGATTTGATTGCTTTTTTAAATACGCTGAACGATGAATGA
- a CDS encoding SdrD B-like domain-containing protein — MSKRPKTILSGSCGVPIKLVLLSIFLTFSGFSTKALAQITLSFDLTKPTCAGLSQGSKIVVTPSGGTSPYTYLWSTGATTAEIINVKAGDYGVTVTDAASRSVSGTATLSDPSRINVTFESQSCTSPATIKATGSGGFPPYTYTWDGMIPGQTYTATQPGKYCVTVTDTKLCGKIACFTVSINPMFLDISARAITCPGVNDGTASVSASGGTAPYEYKWSNGATTSAISNLQPGTYTVTVLDAGGCSGTATATVGNKNPIRIVLDPSNPICAGDLNGSIAASASGGNGGFIYRWNTGATANTIAGLGEGIYSVTATDVRGCTLTATDTLLPGSTLNVRPIGIPVTCPGNNDGFALVEATGGMLPYKFRWANGETNNTISRLAPGNYRITVTDAKGCEKIVEVVVRAATAIEITITSTNNPTCGVSRGKAKVVATGGIGPYTYLWSNGATTDSLINLPSGTYRVTVTDKNGCQKFGAATITEPPSMELTLDVKQIDCAGQRNGRITALVSGGTAPFSYAWSTRRTTQSIDSLPPGIYGVIVRDAKSCVVQSSATVVDPPEIILELTLTDFLCGNTTSGNGQITVTGGTAPYRYLWSNGATTSSVQNLGPGTYAVTVTDARNCTKTTNGEIKLNSGIKFTAIKSDVNCNGENNGRIDLTATGGNGKLSYSWSTGDTTKVIENLPPGLYRVTVTDLNNCGKDTSFVIVQPAVLRTQMSGNAVVCGAPQTGAAICTVTGGTTPYTYQWSNNATTSAIAQLNAGLYKVTVTDARECQVIDSFRVLDEGSLLCEIIVTKPVTVPGALDGEARVSVTGGTGPYTYLWSNGATTSAATNLAGGAYSVTATDTRGCTTTCTIALNPTKAVVGDMVWFDRDEDGIMDTGEPGIPGIKVIINRIGQVGSPEMAMTTTGVNGKYLFVVDPGCYQVTFALPDTLRPTIPNAGTDDALDSDIDPFTYKTDTFCVVAGSSNLIWDAGVTPSPRGSTLGTCICLNNATDANTGHFRETISIDALPGETWRISSVQGVFRDDSPNPPAAPLPIVVGTTLPSTSPGIFSLTFRHIDARGYTLRVTNGVDTMIFQNSCFYPTITISNLRDFRDTFCVNTNPFVLEATSSVPGEISFTLNGQPVTRIDPSTLPPGTYELIARLAPNSVDECEAVLRRIIVITRENCRAIIGDFVWEDLDQDGIQDPGEPGIPGVKIIILVVPKGGLTTPDTIVTDANGKWTYTGPAGQYKMTIILPPGYTLGIANAGSNDAIDSDYDPTTLMTNVIELADGEINLTIDAGLIKPCVNLTDAGVIGYDQKLCGPGGDPAPIVNVVLPSGAPGEIEYLWMKSVSSSRFVMAFYEPIPNSNAPDYDPGPLQETTYFARCVRIKDQNCPFIENNVVTIEVGDKVKIDIKSATSFCYKGNAVLRIETNTENAGVRWDFDAGVNPRVAYGKIATVGFEYASRFGVTITVSENNCVGSLSTFLLAVNNPSLCGGAITSFDLDAVAMNAQTARLNWAVPNDGQTYTFDVQRSNDAKRFDQIGTVKEPLRIKDGNQEFEYIDYTALRGVNIYRVRMVNNAFGGEVFSKLADTKVGVEAAELFNIYPNPVKDRLVVQFLQQPTSNITLELYTADGRLRSSKKIDAGALLDGLDFDNLPSGFYFVKINMGELGTETVKIVKE, encoded by the coding sequence ATGTCCAAAAGACCAAAAACTATTTTATCCGGGAGTTGTGGCGTACCCATCAAATTGGTTCTGCTGTCTATCTTCCTAACTTTCAGTGGATTTAGCACTAAAGCGCTGGCACAAATCACCTTAAGTTTCGACCTAACCAAACCAACTTGTGCTGGTTTATCCCAAGGAAGCAAAATTGTGGTCACTCCCAGTGGAGGCACCAGCCCTTATACTTACTTGTGGAGTACCGGGGCCACCACTGCTGAAATCATCAACGTGAAGGCTGGCGATTATGGGGTTACCGTAACCGATGCCGCCAGCCGGAGTGTCAGCGGAACGGCCACTTTAAGTGACCCCAGCCGCATCAACGTCACGTTTGAATCCCAAAGTTGTACTTCCCCGGCTACGATCAAAGCTACCGGGAGTGGTGGTTTTCCTCCCTATACCTATACCTGGGATGGAATGATTCCCGGACAAACGTATACTGCAACCCAACCTGGTAAGTACTGCGTAACGGTAACCGATACCAAACTCTGTGGAAAAATTGCCTGCTTCACGGTGTCCATCAACCCCATGTTTTTGGACATCAGCGCAAGGGCCATTACTTGTCCTGGAGTCAACGATGGTACCGCCAGTGTCAGCGCCTCGGGTGGCACTGCACCCTACGAGTACAAGTGGAGCAATGGCGCCACTACCTCCGCCATCAGCAATCTTCAACCAGGAACCTATACCGTTACCGTGCTGGACGCGGGAGGATGTTCCGGAACAGCTACGGCTACGGTAGGCAATAAAAACCCCATTCGAATTGTATTGGATCCGAGCAATCCCATCTGCGCTGGCGACCTCAATGGTTCCATTGCGGCCAGTGCCAGTGGAGGCAATGGGGGCTTTATATACCGTTGGAACACGGGCGCAACGGCCAATACCATAGCGGGTCTTGGCGAGGGTATTTATTCAGTTACTGCTACCGATGTGCGGGGCTGTACACTAACAGCTACCGATACATTACTGCCTGGATCCACCCTAAATGTACGACCCATTGGTATACCCGTAACCTGCCCAGGCAACAATGATGGCTTTGCTTTGGTAGAAGCAACAGGAGGTATGTTGCCTTATAAATTTAGATGGGCCAATGGCGAAACCAACAACACCATTAGCCGACTGGCCCCAGGCAATTACCGCATTACCGTCACTGATGCCAAAGGTTGCGAAAAAATAGTTGAAGTAGTAGTCCGGGCAGCTACAGCCATCGAAATTACCATTACCTCAACCAATAACCCCACTTGCGGCGTCAGCAGGGGCAAGGCCAAAGTAGTCGCCACAGGAGGCATCGGCCCTTATACCTATCTATGGAGCAATGGGGCTACCACCGATTCACTGATCAACTTACCCAGCGGTACTTACCGCGTGACCGTTACCGATAAAAATGGCTGTCAAAAATTTGGTGCTGCGACCATCACCGAACCGCCCAGCATGGAGCTGACCCTGGACGTCAAACAAATCGATTGTGCCGGCCAACGCAACGGGCGCATCACAGCACTGGTGAGTGGGGGAACGGCTCCGTTTTCTTATGCCTGGAGTACCCGCCGTACGACTCAAAGCATTGACTCCTTGCCCCCAGGGATTTATGGCGTCATTGTAAGAGATGCCAAATCTTGCGTAGTGCAATCCTCCGCCACCGTGGTAGACCCACCTGAAATTATACTTGAACTAACCTTGACTGACTTCCTCTGTGGCAATACCACCTCTGGCAACGGGCAAATTACCGTTACGGGAGGCACTGCACCCTACCGGTATTTGTGGAGCAATGGTGCAACCACTTCCAGTGTCCAAAACCTGGGGCCAGGTACCTATGCGGTGACCGTCACCGATGCCAGAAATTGTACCAAAACTACGAATGGGGAAATCAAACTCAATTCGGGTATCAAATTCACCGCAATCAAATCAGATGTCAATTGCAATGGTGAAAACAATGGTCGCATCGACTTGACGGCGACCGGAGGGAATGGAAAACTCAGCTATAGCTGGAGTACTGGCGATACCACCAAGGTGATAGAGAACCTTCCTCCAGGACTGTACCGGGTGACTGTTACCGATCTGAACAATTGTGGCAAAGACACCAGCTTCGTCATCGTACAACCTGCTGTTCTGCGTACCCAAATGAGTGGCAATGCAGTAGTTTGTGGCGCACCTCAAACCGGCGCGGCAATCTGTACCGTAACTGGAGGTACTACGCCTTATACTTATCAATGGAGCAACAACGCGACGACCTCCGCCATTGCACAACTCAATGCGGGATTGTATAAAGTTACTGTGACCGATGCCCGTGAATGTCAGGTCATCGACTCCTTCCGGGTGCTGGATGAAGGGTCTTTATTGTGCGAAATTATCGTAACCAAACCGGTTACCGTGCCGGGTGCCCTTGATGGAGAAGCTCGAGTTAGCGTAACTGGAGGAACCGGGCCATATACTTATTTGTGGAGCAATGGCGCAACCACCAGTGCGGCTACCAATCTGGCGGGAGGCGCTTATTCCGTCACCGCCACCGATACGCGCGGTTGTACTACCACTTGTACCATTGCCCTTAATCCTACCAAAGCCGTTGTGGGTGACATGGTTTGGTTTGACCGCGATGAAGACGGCATCATGGATACAGGTGAACCGGGCATACCCGGCATCAAAGTAATCATCAACCGCATTGGACAAGTCGGAAGTCCTGAAATGGCCATGACGACTACTGGTGTGAACGGAAAATACCTCTTCGTCGTTGATCCCGGTTGTTATCAGGTCACCTTTGCCTTACCCGACACCTTACGCCCAACCATACCCAATGCAGGTACGGATGACGCCCTCGATAGCGACATTGATCCTTTTACGTACAAAACTGATACTTTTTGTGTGGTGGCTGGCAGCAGCAACCTCATCTGGGATGCCGGGGTGACACCCAGCCCACGCGGCAGCACCTTGGGCACCTGTATTTGCCTCAACAATGCCACCGATGCCAATACGGGCCATTTCCGCGAAACCATCAGCATTGATGCACTCCCGGGCGAAACCTGGCGCATCAGCAGTGTACAAGGCGTATTCCGCGACGACAGCCCCAATCCGCCCGCCGCACCGCTGCCAATTGTGGTGGGAACAACCCTGCCCTCAACCAGTCCGGGTATTTTTTCGCTTACTTTCCGGCACATCGATGCGCGGGGCTATACCTTGCGGGTGACCAACGGAGTGGATACCATGATTTTCCAAAATTCATGCTTCTACCCCACCATCACCATCTCGAACCTGCGTGATTTCCGCGATACGTTCTGCGTGAACACCAACCCCTTTGTATTGGAAGCCACCAGCTCCGTCCCTGGGGAGATTTCGTTCACCCTCAACGGGCAACCCGTTACCCGTATCGATCCGAGCACTTTGCCTCCAGGTACTTATGAATTGATTGCCCGTTTGGCCCCCAATAGCGTTGACGAATGTGAAGCCGTATTGCGCCGCATCATCGTCATCACCCGTGAAAATTGCCGCGCCATTATCGGAGATTTTGTGTGGGAAGATCTGGATCAGGATGGCATCCAGGATCCCGGCGAACCGGGTATCCCCGGAGTCAAAATCATCATTTTGGTTGTTCCAAAAGGTGGCCTGACTACTCCGGATACCATTGTGACCGATGCCAATGGCAAATGGACCTACACGGGTCCTGCCGGACAGTATAAAATGACCATCATTTTACCCCCAGGATATACCCTGGGCATTGCCAATGCTGGCTCCAACGACGCCATCGACAGCGATTATGACCCAACTACACTCATGACCAACGTCATTGAATTGGCCGATGGAGAAATCAACCTGACGATCGATGCTGGCTTGATCAAACCTTGTGTCAACCTGACCGATGCTGGTGTAATTGGGTATGATCAAAAATTGTGTGGCCCTGGTGGCGATCCTGCACCCATTGTCAACGTGGTCTTACCAAGTGGTGCACCGGGTGAAATTGAATACCTGTGGATGAAATCGGTCAGTAGTTCCCGTTTTGTCATGGCGTTCTACGAACCCATTCCAAACTCCAATGCGCCTGATTACGATCCGGGACCACTACAAGAAACAACCTATTTTGCCCGTTGTGTGCGCATCAAGGACCAGAATTGCCCCTTCATCGAAAACAATGTAGTGACCATTGAAGTAGGCGACAAAGTCAAAATTGACATCAAAAGCGCAACCAGCTTTTGCTACAAAGGCAATGCCGTACTGCGCATCGAAACCAACACCGAAAATGCGGGTGTGCGTTGGGACTTTGACGCCGGGGTCAATCCAAGGGTTGCCTATGGTAAAATAGCGACGGTGGGTTTTGAGTATGCGAGCCGATTTGGGGTGACCATTACGGTTTCCGAAAACAATTGCGTTGGTAGCTTATCCACTTTCTTGTTGGCGGTCAATAACCCTAGTCTTTGTGGTGGTGCCATCACTAGCTTTGATCTGGATGCAGTAGCCATGAATGCCCAAACGGCACGGCTCAATTGGGCGGTTCCCAATGATGGCCAAACCTATACTTTTGACGTGCAACGCTCCAACGATGCCAAACGCTTCGACCAGATTGGAACCGTAAAAGAGCCTTTGCGCATCAAAGACGGCAACCAGGAATTCGAATACATCGATTATACCGCCCTCCGGGGAGTCAATATTTACCGGGTGCGCATGGTCAACAATGCCTTTGGTGGTGAAGTATTCTCCAAACTTGCCGACACCAAAGTGGGGGTAGAAGCTGCTGAGCTGTTCAACATTTACCCCAATCCGGTGAAAGATCGGCTGGTGGTGCAATTCCTGCAACAACCTACCAGCAACATTACGCTGGAGCTCTACACTGCCGATGGCCGTTTGCGTTCCAGCAAAAAGATTGACGCTGGCGCCTTATTGGACGGTTTGGACTTCGACAATCTGCCCAGCGGTTTCTATTTCGTCAAAATCAATATGGGCGAATTGGGGACTGAAACGGTTAAAATTGTAAAAGAATAA